In Brachypodium distachyon strain Bd21 chromosome 2, Brachypodium_distachyon_v3.0, whole genome shotgun sequence, one genomic interval encodes:
- the LOC100833990 gene encoding uncharacterized protein LOC100833990 isoform X1 → MRPRRHSYGRGGRSAAAVVLLVLCLCVTGVFLLLLHGSSPPLEAKEEEEAAAAGGERKQAVVVQAEVEEAPLPPGNSRVAFLFIARNRLPLDLVWDAFFRLHCNCCVDQGDNEGRFSIYVHSRPGFVLTRATTRSRFFYNRQVNNSVQVDWGEASMIEAERILLSHALKDPFNERFVFVSDSCVPLYNFNYTHDYIMSASTSFVDSFADTKQGRYNPRMDPIIPVENWRKGSQWAVLIKKHAEVVVYDDVVLPEFRKHCRRRPLPEFWRDWDKPIPAEAWKAHNCIPDEHYVQTLLAQNGLEEELTRRSVTHSAWDLSSSKDRERRGWHPVTYKVSDATPALIKSIKDIDNIYYETEYRKEWCTSNEKPAPCFLFARKFTRGAGLKLLNSSFIAAK, encoded by the exons ATGAGGCCCCGGAGGCACTCGTACGGCCGGGGCGgaaggagcgcggcggcggtggtgctgctggtgctgtGCCTCTGCGTCACCGGCGtgttcctgctgctgctgcacggcTCCTCCCCGCCCCTGGAGgcgaaggaggaagaggaggcggccgcggcggggggagagaggaagcaGGCGGTGGTGGTCCAGGCGGAGGTCGAGgaggcgccgctgccgccggggaACTCCAGGGTCGCGTTCCTCTTCATCGCCCGCAACCGCCTCCCGCTCGACCTCGTCTGGGACGCATTCTTCCGT CTGCATTGTAATTGCTGTGTCGATCAGGGTGACAACGAGGGGAGGTTCTCCATCTACGTGCACTCGCGGCCGGGCTTCGTGCTCACCCGCGCCACCACCCGCTCCCGCTTCTTCTACAACCGCCAGGTCAACAACAGCGTCCAG GTGGACTGGGGGGAGGCGAGCATGATCGAGGCCGAGCGCATCCTTCTCAGCCACGCCCTCAAGGACCCCTTCAACGAGCGCTTCGTTTTCGTGTCCGACAG CTGTGTACCGTTATACAACTTCAACTACACTCATGACTATATAATGTCTGCATCAACCAGCTTTGTCGACAG TTTTGCCGATACAAAACAGGGCAGGTACAATCCACGAATGGACCCAATTATCCCAGTGGAAAATTGGAGAAAAGGCTCACAG TGGGCGGTGTTAATTAAAAAGCATGCTGAAGTTGTGGTTTATGATGATGTGGTGTTGCCAGAATTCCGGAAGCATTGCAGG AGAAGGCCCTTACCAGAGTTCTGGCGAGACTGGGATAAACCTATT CCTGCCGAGGCATGGAAGGCACATAACTGCATACCAGATGAGCACTATGTTCAAACGTTGCTTGCA CAAAATGGTCTCGAAGAAGAACTGACACGGAGATCAGTTACACACAGTGCTTGGGATCTATCATCTTCTAAAGACCGTGAAAGGCGTGGATGGCATCCTGTAACATACAAAGTCTCTGATGCTACTCCTGCACTTATAAAATCCATTAAG GATATTGATAATATATACTATGAGACTGAATATAGAAAGGAGTGGTGTACAAGTAATGAGAAGCCTGCACCTTGCTTCCTTTTTGCAAGGAAGTTTACACGTGGAGCTGGTCTGAAGCTTCTTAACTCG TCATTTATAGCAGCAAAATGA
- the LOC100834300 gene encoding uncharacterized protein LOC100834300 codes for MSSCDGSKNPNIVPFVPFFFLLVVAFSSVSASAATGGGNGSTTALLPSGQELLGFKRIQARLARVREASVKTIRSPDGDVIDCVPSHLQPAFEHPKLRGQKPEDAPAARPRNADAGGANVDDTEDQALPQLWRSSGESCPGGTIPVRRTTEGDLLRASSIRRFGMKAAVARRDSTSNGHEHAVGYVSGGQFYGAKASLNVWPAHVSSPAEFSLSQIWVISGSFGHDLNTIEAGWQVSPELYGDNSPRFFTYWTNDAYQETGCYNLHCAGFVQTNSRIAIGAAIAPISSYNGHQYDITLLIWKDPKKGHWWLQLGPAGPLVGYWPSALFTHLGAQGRGAANMVQFGGEAVNTRASGSHTPTQMGSGRFPGEGYGRAAYFRNVQVVDWDNNLIPAAGLRLLADHPGCYDIAGGNGGAWGTYFYYGGPGRNVRCP; via the exons ATGTCTTCTTGCGACGGCAGCAAGAACCCAAACATTGTCCCGTTtgttcccttcttcttcctcctcgtcgtcgccttctcctctgtttctgcctcggcggcgacgggcggtGGCAatggcagcacgacggcgctGCTACCGTCGGGCCAGGAGCTGCTCGGGTTCAAGCGCATCCAGGCCCGGCTTGCCAGGGTCAGGGAGGCTTCTGTCAAGACGATCCGG AGCCCCGACGGCGATGTCATAGACTGCGTGCCGTCTCACCTGCAGCCGGCCTTCGAGCACCCCAAGCTCAGAGGCCAAAAGCCAGAG GACGCACCTGCAGCGAGGCCGAGGAATGCCGACGCCGGGGGCGCGAACGTCGACGACACCGAGGACCAGGCGTTGCCGCAGCTgtggcggagctccggcgagtCGTGCCCCGGAGGGACGATACCGGTGAGGCGGACGACGGAGGGCGACCTGCTCAGGGCAAGCTCCATCAGGCGGTTCGGGATGAAGGCTGCCGTCGCGCGGCGGGACTCCACCAGCAATGGCCATGAG CACGCGGTGGGGTACGTGTCCGGCGGGCAGTTCTACGGCGCGAAGGCGAGCCTGAACGTGTGGCCGGCGCAcgtctcgtcgccggcggagTTCAGCCTGTCGCAGATCTGGGTCATCTCCGGCTCCTTCGGCCACGACCTCAACACCATCGAAGCCGGATGGCAG GTGAGCCCAGAGCTGTACGGGGACAACAGCCCCAGGTTCTTCACCTACTGGACC AACGACGCGTACCAGGAGACGGGGTGCTACAACCTGCACTGCGCGGGGTTCGTGCAGACCAACAGCCGGAtcgccatcggcgccgccatcgccccAATCTCCTCCTACAACGGCCACCAGTACGACATCACGCTGCTCATCTGGAAGGACCCGAAGAAGGGCCACTGGTGGCTGCAGCTAGGGCCCGCGGGCCCGTTGGTGGGCTACTGGCCCTCGGCCCTCTTCACCCACCTCGGGGCCCagggccgcggcgccgccaacATGGTCCAgttcggcggcgaggccgtcAACACCCGGGCCTCGGGCTCCCACACGCCCACGCAGATGGGCAGCGGCAGGTTCCCCGGGGAAGGGTACGGCCGGGCGGCGTATTTCCGGAACGTCCAGGTCGTGGATTGGGATAATAATCTCATCCCCGCGGCCGGGCTCCGGCTGCTCGCGGATCATCCTGGGTGCTATGATATCgccggcggcaatggcggcgccTGGGGCACGTATTTCTACTACGGCGGGCCTGGGAGGAACGTGAGATGCCCCTAG
- the LOC100833990 gene encoding uncharacterized protein LOC100833990 isoform X3, translating to MRPRRHSYGRGGRSAAAVVLLVLCLCVTGVFLLLLHGSSPPLEAKEEEEAAAAGGERKQAVVVQAEVEEAPLPPGNSRVAFLFIARNRLPLDLVWDAFFRLHCNCCVDQGDNEGRFSIYVHSRPGFVLTRATTRSRFFYNRQVNNSVQVDWGEASMIEAERILLSHALKDPFNERFVFVSDSCVPLYNFNYTHDYIMSASTSFVDSFADTKQGRYNPRMDPIIPVENWRKGSQWAVLIKKHAEVVVYDDVVLPEFRKHCRRRPLPEFWRDWDKPIQNGLEEELTRRSVTHSAWDLSSSKDRERRGWHPVTYKVSDATPALIKSIKDIDNIYYETEYRKEWCTSNEKPAPCFLFARKFTRGAGLKLLNSSFIAAK from the exons ATGAGGCCCCGGAGGCACTCGTACGGCCGGGGCGgaaggagcgcggcggcggtggtgctgctggtgctgtGCCTCTGCGTCACCGGCGtgttcctgctgctgctgcacggcTCCTCCCCGCCCCTGGAGgcgaaggaggaagaggaggcggccgcggcggggggagagaggaagcaGGCGGTGGTGGTCCAGGCGGAGGTCGAGgaggcgccgctgccgccggggaACTCCAGGGTCGCGTTCCTCTTCATCGCCCGCAACCGCCTCCCGCTCGACCTCGTCTGGGACGCATTCTTCCGT CTGCATTGTAATTGCTGTGTCGATCAGGGTGACAACGAGGGGAGGTTCTCCATCTACGTGCACTCGCGGCCGGGCTTCGTGCTCACCCGCGCCACCACCCGCTCCCGCTTCTTCTACAACCGCCAGGTCAACAACAGCGTCCAG GTGGACTGGGGGGAGGCGAGCATGATCGAGGCCGAGCGCATCCTTCTCAGCCACGCCCTCAAGGACCCCTTCAACGAGCGCTTCGTTTTCGTGTCCGACAG CTGTGTACCGTTATACAACTTCAACTACACTCATGACTATATAATGTCTGCATCAACCAGCTTTGTCGACAG TTTTGCCGATACAAAACAGGGCAGGTACAATCCACGAATGGACCCAATTATCCCAGTGGAAAATTGGAGAAAAGGCTCACAG TGGGCGGTGTTAATTAAAAAGCATGCTGAAGTTGTGGTTTATGATGATGTGGTGTTGCCAGAATTCCGGAAGCATTGCAGG AGAAGGCCCTTACCAGAGTTCTGGCGAGACTGGGATAAACCTATT CAAAATGGTCTCGAAGAAGAACTGACACGGAGATCAGTTACACACAGTGCTTGGGATCTATCATCTTCTAAAGACCGTGAAAGGCGTGGATGGCATCCTGTAACATACAAAGTCTCTGATGCTACTCCTGCACTTATAAAATCCATTAAG GATATTGATAATATATACTATGAGACTGAATATAGAAAGGAGTGGTGTACAAGTAATGAGAAGCCTGCACCTTGCTTCCTTTTTGCAAGGAAGTTTACACGTGGAGCTGGTCTGAAGCTTCTTAACTCG TCATTTATAGCAGCAAAATGA
- the LOC106865936 gene encoding uncharacterized protein LOC106865936 — translation MWPPLPCRCCYCGDPMISLPFGYCGDPMVSLPFCYLGGEHGGAEAVEEERGTAYPPWTSELLAADFYKTCARDRVCHTCAGAAFCAHCCGEHHRGHATAAADDDAAAGHRRDSFCTGCRVDFCFELCAHHEGHEVIPVDEYDGWRCLRCTGFERWFHAFHGVQTFQDEHGNLLVPLQPRPRPAVAPERPGPAPKYGVKAEGSEECPPWLSELVASDFSKTCARDHVCNTCFGAAFCWHCCGEHHRGHDRVVDTDEEVDGWAASVGHRRDSFCIGCRAAFSSELCAHHEGHGHGVIPIDAYGDRHFMRSTGSEPWFSVLGGIETYEDEDGNLMVPLERKRSMFPEPGLRYSTRRHG, via the exons AtgtggccgccgctgccgtgtCGCTGCTGCTACTGCGGGGATCCGATGATTTCCCTCCCCTTCGGCTACTGCGGAGATCCGATGGTTTCCCTCCCCTTCTGCTACCTCGGCGGCGAACACGGAGgagcggaggcggtggaggaggagcgaggcaCGGCGTACCCTCCGTGGACGTCtgagctcctcgccgccgacttCTACAAGACATGCGCCAGGGACCGCGTCTGCCAcacctgcgccggcgccgccttctGCGCGCACTGCTGCGGGGAGCACCACCGGGGccacgccaccgccgcggccgacgacgacgccgccgcgggccaCCGGAGGGACTCGTTCTGCACCGGCTGCCGCGTGGACTTCTGCTTCGAGCTGTGCGCGCACCACGAGGGCCACGAGGTCATCCCCGTCGACGAGTACGATGGCTGGCGCTGCCTTCGGTGCACCGGGTTCGAGCGCTGGTTCCACGCCTTCCACGGCGTCCAG ACTTTCCAGGACGAGCATGGCAACCTGCTGGTGCCCCTGcagccgaggccgaggccggccgTGGCACCAGAGAGGCCGGGCCCTGCCCCCAAGTACGGCGTGAAGGCGGAGGGCAGCGAAGAGTGCCCTCCGTGGCTGTCCGAGCTCGTCGCCTCGGACTTCTCCAAGACGTGCGCCAGGGACCACGTCTGCAACACCTGCTTCGGCGCCGCCTTCTGCTGGCACTGCTGCGGAGAGCACCACCGCGGCCATGACAGGGTCGTCGACACAGACGAGGAGGTGGATGGCTGGGCGGCGTCCGTGGGCCACAGGAGGGACTCGTTCTGCATCGGCTGccgcgccgccttctcctccgaGCTGTGCGCGCACCACGAGGGCCACGGCCACGGGGTCATCCCCATCGACGCGTACGGCGACCGGCACTTCATGCGGAGCACTGGGTCCGAGCCGTGGTTCTCCGTCTTGGGCGGCATTGAG ACttacgaggacgaggacggcAACCTGATGGTGCCCCTGGAGCGGAAGCGGTCGATGTTCCCGGAGCCAGGCCTGAGGTACTCCACCCGCCGCCACGGCTGA
- the LOC100833990 gene encoding uncharacterized protein LOC100833990 isoform X2, with translation MRPRRHSYGRGGRSAAAVVLLVLCLCVTGVFLLLLHGSSPPLEAKEEEEAAAAGGERKQAVVVQAEVEEAPLPPGNSRVAFLFIARNRLPLDLVWDAFFRGDNEGRFSIYVHSRPGFVLTRATTRSRFFYNRQVNNSVQVDWGEASMIEAERILLSHALKDPFNERFVFVSDSCVPLYNFNYTHDYIMSASTSFVDSFADTKQGRYNPRMDPIIPVENWRKGSQWAVLIKKHAEVVVYDDVVLPEFRKHCRRRPLPEFWRDWDKPIPAEAWKAHNCIPDEHYVQTLLAQNGLEEELTRRSVTHSAWDLSSSKDRERRGWHPVTYKVSDATPALIKSIKDIDNIYYETEYRKEWCTSNEKPAPCFLFARKFTRGAGLKLLNSSFIAAK, from the exons ATGAGGCCCCGGAGGCACTCGTACGGCCGGGGCGgaaggagcgcggcggcggtggtgctgctggtgctgtGCCTCTGCGTCACCGGCGtgttcctgctgctgctgcacggcTCCTCCCCGCCCCTGGAGgcgaaggaggaagaggaggcggccgcggcggggggagagaggaagcaGGCGGTGGTGGTCCAGGCGGAGGTCGAGgaggcgccgctgccgccggggaACTCCAGGGTCGCGTTCCTCTTCATCGCCCGCAACCGCCTCCCGCTCGACCTCGTCTGGGACGCATTCTTCCGT GGTGACAACGAGGGGAGGTTCTCCATCTACGTGCACTCGCGGCCGGGCTTCGTGCTCACCCGCGCCACCACCCGCTCCCGCTTCTTCTACAACCGCCAGGTCAACAACAGCGTCCAG GTGGACTGGGGGGAGGCGAGCATGATCGAGGCCGAGCGCATCCTTCTCAGCCACGCCCTCAAGGACCCCTTCAACGAGCGCTTCGTTTTCGTGTCCGACAG CTGTGTACCGTTATACAACTTCAACTACACTCATGACTATATAATGTCTGCATCAACCAGCTTTGTCGACAG TTTTGCCGATACAAAACAGGGCAGGTACAATCCACGAATGGACCCAATTATCCCAGTGGAAAATTGGAGAAAAGGCTCACAG TGGGCGGTGTTAATTAAAAAGCATGCTGAAGTTGTGGTTTATGATGATGTGGTGTTGCCAGAATTCCGGAAGCATTGCAGG AGAAGGCCCTTACCAGAGTTCTGGCGAGACTGGGATAAACCTATT CCTGCCGAGGCATGGAAGGCACATAACTGCATACCAGATGAGCACTATGTTCAAACGTTGCTTGCA CAAAATGGTCTCGAAGAAGAACTGACACGGAGATCAGTTACACACAGTGCTTGGGATCTATCATCTTCTAAAGACCGTGAAAGGCGTGGATGGCATCCTGTAACATACAAAGTCTCTGATGCTACTCCTGCACTTATAAAATCCATTAAG GATATTGATAATATATACTATGAGACTGAATATAGAAAGGAGTGGTGTACAAGTAATGAGAAGCCTGCACCTTGCTTCCTTTTTGCAAGGAAGTTTACACGTGGAGCTGGTCTGAAGCTTCTTAACTCG TCATTTATAGCAGCAAAATGA